A region from the Terriglobia bacterium genome encodes:
- a CDS encoding UpxY family transcription antiterminator: protein MDEKGIPAALSQPPGEEFGDESLIATPSIEPVSPLILTSAEGQPAWYALYTRSRFEKKLMSELSDRSIEVFLPMREILSRWKDRKKRIWIPLFPGYIFVHQVDTPANRYRVLNVPGAVRFVGFNSQTVPIPQEQIDGVRRFLEAKLAVDPYPYMKVGRRVEVIAGPLKGIQGTLVQKKARFRFVIRVDLIRQAVSVEIDASDVRPI from the coding sequence ATGGACGAAAAAGGGATCCCTGCCGCTCTATCCCAGCCTCCGGGCGAAGAATTCGGCGACGAATCTCTCATCGCGACTCCCAGTATCGAGCCGGTGTCTCCTTTGATCCTGACCTCCGCCGAGGGGCAGCCGGCATGGTACGCGCTCTACACGCGCAGCCGGTTTGAGAAAAAACTGATGAGCGAGCTTTCGGACCGATCGATCGAGGTCTTCCTTCCCATGCGCGAGATCCTCAGCCGGTGGAAAGACCGGAAGAAACGCATCTGGATTCCGCTGTTTCCCGGCTATATCTTTGTCCACCAGGTCGACACGCCCGCCAATCGCTATCGGGTCCTGAACGTGCCGGGGGCTGTGCGCTTCGTCGGCTTCAACAGCCAGACCGTGCCGATTCCCCAAGAACAGATCGATGGTGTCCGAAGGTTTCTGGAAGCAAAGCTGGCGGTGGATCCCTATCCCTACATGAAGGTCGGACGGCGCGTGGAGGTGATCGCGGGTCCGCTCAAAGGAATTCAGGGAACGCTCGTGCAGAAGAAGGCTCGCTTCCGATTCGTAATCCGGGTCGATCTGATCCGCCAGGCGGTTTCGGTGGAGATCGACGCTTCCGACGTTCGCCCCATCTGA
- a CDS encoding amino acid permease, whose translation MGNSLLITKPLSLLTQEAQESGEHSLKRALGPLNLITLGIGAIIGAGIFVLTGAAAAQYAGPAIVLSFVLAGIACAFAGLCYSEFASLIPIAGSAYTYGYATLGEIFAWIIGWDLILEYAFGAATVASGWSGYMVSFLQDWGIHIPPGLTASPWTELVLYGNRWERLATVLPTLTEKGVDPATLPHAVGIFNLVAFCAIAIVTIVLVIGIKESANVNSTIVIIKIAIVLLFIGIAAVYVFKNPSIASRHWNPFIPPNLGSFGQYGWSGIARGAAVIFFAYIGFDAVSTAAQEAKNPQKDMPIGILGSLVICTILYILVAGLLTGVVPYTALNVPDPVAVGIDATGVRAGSFLVKLGAIAGLGSVMLVMLLGQSRVFYSMSRDGLLPKWAGRVHPRFRTPYISSITVGIFVACFAALVPIGVLGELVSIGTLLAFVIVCAGVWILRVRRPELQRPFKTPMVPLVPILGIVVSMLMMLSLPFDTWLRLIIWLVIGMAVYFGYGRKHSVVQNLPSK comes from the coding sequence ATGGGAAATTCATTGCTGATAACAAAACCGCTCAGCCTGCTTACGCAAGAGGCGCAGGAGTCGGGTGAGCACTCATTGAAGCGTGCTCTTGGCCCACTCAACCTGATTACGCTCGGTATCGGCGCCATCATCGGCGCCGGCATTTTTGTCCTCACGGGCGCTGCGGCCGCCCAATACGCGGGACCGGCCATTGTTCTTTCTTTCGTCCTGGCGGGGATCGCTTGCGCCTTCGCGGGGCTTTGCTACTCTGAGTTTGCCTCACTGATTCCCATCGCCGGCTCGGCTTACACTTACGGTTATGCAACCTTGGGTGAAATCTTCGCCTGGATCATCGGCTGGGACCTCATCCTGGAGTACGCTTTCGGCGCGGCAACGGTCGCCTCGGGCTGGAGCGGGTACATGGTTAGCTTTTTACAGGACTGGGGTATCCACATACCGCCCGGGTTGACAGCGTCACCCTGGACCGAGTTGGTGCTCTACGGTAACCGTTGGGAGCGACTCGCAACCGTATTACCGACCCTGACGGAGAAGGGGGTGGATCCCGCCACGTTACCGCACGCTGTTGGTATTTTCAACCTCGTGGCCTTCTGTGCCATCGCAATTGTGACCATCGTCCTGGTGATCGGCATCAAAGAATCGGCCAATGTCAATTCCACGATTGTAATCATCAAGATCGCGATCGTACTGCTCTTCATCGGAATTGCGGCGGTCTATGTCTTCAAGAACCCGAGCATCGCATCCCGTCACTGGAATCCGTTCATTCCGCCAAACCTCGGTTCGTTCGGCCAATACGGCTGGTCCGGGATTGCGCGTGGAGCCGCTGTGATCTTCTTTGCCTACATCGGATTTGACGCGGTATCCACGGCCGCCCAAGAGGCGAAAAACCCCCAAAAGGACATGCCCATCGGCATCCTGGGATCGCTCGTCATCTGCACTATCCTGTACATCCTGGTTGCCGGCTTGCTCACCGGCGTCGTTCCTTACACCGCTCTGAACGTTCCTGATCCGGTTGCGGTCGGCATTGATGCCACAGGGGTGCGTGCCGGAAGTTTTCTGGTAAAGCTGGGAGCCATCGCAGGCTTGGGCAGCGTGATGCTGGTGATGCTGCTGGGCCAGTCGCGTGTGTTTTACTCCATGTCGCGCGACGGACTGCTGCCCAAGTGGGCCGGCAGAGTTCATCCTCGTTTTCGCACACCCTACATTTCATCTATCACAGTCGGGATCTTCGTCGCTTGCTTTGCTGCGCTGGTTCCGATTGGCGTACTGGGAGAGCTGGTGAGCATCGGCACGCTCCTGGCGTTCGTAATCGTCTGTGCAGGAGTATGGATACTTCGAGTCCGCCGTCCGGAGCTTCAACGGCCGTTCAAGACGCCGATGGTGCCGTTAGTACCGATCCTCGGCATTGTCGTTTCGATGCTGATGATGCTCAGCCTTCCTTTCGATACCTGGCTGCGTCTGATAATCTGGCTGGTCATCGGCATGGCGGTTTACTTCGGCTATGGCCGGAAGCACAGTGTCGTGCAGAACCTGCCCTCCAAGTGA
- a CDS encoding dual specificity protein phosphatase family protein, translating into MGLDFNEIIPGRLWVGGYVREEDVAELRRIGITTVVSLQTDEDLLLYGILPHRLALAYQSSGIELRRVPTLDFDREALARNLPEAVAQVEDALAPPWTKLYLHCTAGINRSATTAAGFLIKSRGTPAREARDYLTARRDCNPTLDILENFEEALRSGSRRVANHDL; encoded by the coding sequence ATGGGGCTCGACTTCAATGAAATCATACCAGGCCGGCTGTGGGTGGGCGGCTATGTCCGTGAGGAAGATGTGGCTGAGCTGAGGCGAATCGGAATCACAACCGTCGTCAGCCTGCAGACGGATGAGGATTTGTTGCTTTACGGCATCTTGCCGCACAGGCTTGCCCTCGCTTATCAAAGTTCCGGGATCGAGTTGCGCCGCGTGCCGACTTTGGATTTCGACCGGGAAGCACTGGCGCGCAACCTGCCGGAGGCGGTGGCGCAGGTGGAGGACGCGCTTGCACCTCCCTGGACGAAGCTCTACCTGCACTGCACAGCCGGCATCAACCGCTCTGCCACGACGGCCGCAGGCTTTCTCATCAAATCGCGGGGCACCCCAGCCCGCGAGGCGCGTGATTACCTGACCGCCCGGCGCGATTGCAATCCTACTCTGGACATCCTCGAAAACTTTGAGGAAGCGCTGCGGAGCGGATCACGCAGAGTGGCAAATCATGACCTGTAG
- a CDS encoding lipocalin family protein, which yields MIYWEGAIEATGSRMGRPAHGRGYLEMTGYAGPAMGSLFR from the coding sequence GTGATCTATTGGGAAGGGGCCATCGAGGCGACCGGGAGCCGCATGGGCCGTCCGGCCCATGGACGTGGCTACCTTGAGATGACCGGCTACGCCGGCCCGGCCATGGGCAGCCTGTTCCGGTGA
- a CDS encoding roadblock/LC7 domain-containing protein: protein MNPSNIVLYEAEYLRLKSILAMTQRDLRADLVLLIDRSGQQIASEGPAHGIDMTALSSLAAANLAATDGLARLVGEPEFSILFHQGRRRSIQISDVAKRFSLVVVFDDSVSLGMVRLRVKRATAYLEEILRGFLRKRESAGSASKAAPGSVSPFYFTDEDIDKLFSFLKPGS from the coding sequence ATGAACCCGAGCAATATCGTTCTCTACGAGGCTGAGTATTTGCGCCTCAAGTCGATTCTGGCGATGACACAGAGGGATCTTCGGGCGGACCTGGTGTTATTGATCGATCGCAGCGGCCAGCAGATCGCCTCGGAGGGGCCGGCCCACGGCATTGACATGACGGCACTGTCCTCTCTTGCAGCCGCAAATCTTGCGGCCACCGACGGCTTAGCACGTCTGGTAGGGGAACCCGAGTTTTCGATCCTCTTCCACCAGGGTAGACGACGCAGCATTCAAATCTCGGACGTGGCGAAGCGATTCTCTCTGGTGGTCGTATTTGACGACAGCGTCTCGCTCGGCATGGTTCGACTCAGAGTAAAGCGGGCGACGGCCTATCTGGAGGAGATCCTGCGCGGTTTCCTGCGCAAGAGGGAGAGCGCCGGCTCCGCCTCCAAAGCGGCTCCGGGATCGGTGTCACCCTTCTACTTCACGGACGAGGACATTGACAAGCTTTTCAGCTTCCTTAAGCCCGGCAGCTGA
- a CDS encoding zinc ribbon domain-containing protein — MPLFEYECRGCKTRFERLVFDRAAEIVCRECGSTDVAQLLSTFAVGAESAKAAPQAGPCEGCQGMQGGTCPMNQ; from the coding sequence GTGCCATTGTTTGAATATGAATGCCGCGGCTGCAAGACCCGGTTCGAGCGTTTAGTGTTTGACCGGGCGGCTGAGATTGTCTGCCGTGAGTGCGGGAGTACGGATGTCGCGCAACTTCTCTCCACGTTTGCCGTCGGCGCCGAATCAGCCAAGGCGGCCCCGCAGGCCGGCCCGTGCGAAGGGTGCCAGGGGATGCAGGGCGGCACTTGCCCTATGAACCAATAG
- a CDS encoding threonylcarbamoyl-AMP synthase, with product MAYCIRRQGQELKSAKILDASDPAAIEEAAAVIRQGGLVVFPTETVYGLGADACDPLAVARVFEVKQRPRMDPIIVHVSSPVSAQLYGRFPEEAGLLLQRFWPGPLTVVVPKTGLVPPIVTAGLDTVAIRMPAHPAALALIHAAGRALAAPSANIFGCISPTEARHVAAQLSDHVDLILDGGPCVVGVESTVLSLAGAVPRILRVGGVSLEALREILGRLEWSTNPQGRPEAPGQLTRHYATRTPMEILKADDRRAEPRPGERVGLLSLIAQKDAKRYAAVEVLSQSGDLREAAANLFAALHRLDTLHLDRLVAHPVPEHGLGIAIMDRLRRCAAR from the coding sequence ATGGCATACTGCATTAGAAGGCAGGGCCAGGAATTGAAATCGGCAAAGATTCTCGACGCTTCAGATCCGGCAGCAATTGAGGAGGCCGCCGCAGTCATACGCCAGGGCGGGCTGGTCGTATTCCCTACCGAGACGGTGTACGGGCTCGGAGCGGATGCCTGCGATCCGTTGGCGGTGGCGCGCGTTTTCGAGGTCAAGCAGCGCCCCCGCATGGACCCCATCATCGTCCACGTGTCCAGCCCCGTCTCCGCGCAGCTCTATGGCCGGTTCCCTGAAGAAGCCGGACTGCTGCTGCAACGGTTCTGGCCCGGGCCGCTGACGGTGGTGGTTCCGAAAACCGGTTTGGTTCCTCCCATCGTCACCGCCGGCCTCGACACCGTTGCCATCCGCATGCCGGCCCATCCGGCAGCTCTGGCTCTGATCCATGCGGCAGGCCGGGCCCTGGCGGCTCCCAGCGCCAACATCTTCGGTTGCATCAGCCCTACCGAAGCGCGTCATGTGGCCGCGCAGCTCTCCGATCACGTGGACCTGATCCTCGACGGCGGCCCGTGCGTCGTCGGCGTTGAATCCACGGTCCTATCGTTGGCTGGCGCCGTCCCGCGCATTCTCAGGGTGGGGGGCGTTTCTCTGGAGGCACTCAGGGAAATCCTCGGCAGGCTGGAATGGTCCACCAACCCGCAGGGCCGCCCCGAGGCCCCCGGCCAGCTCACCCGCCACTATGCGACGCGCACGCCCATGGAAATTTTGAAGGCGGACGATCGAAGGGCCGAGCCTCGGCCCGGAGAGCGCGTCGGGCTGCTGTCATTGATTGCACAGAAAGATGCAAAGAGATATGCCGCGGTGGAGGTGTTGTCGCAGTCGGGCGACCTGCGCGAAGCAGCAGCGAATCTCTTCGCAGCGCTTCACCGGCTCGACACTCTTCACCTCGATCGCCTGGTAGCACACCCCGTGCCGGAACATGGCCTCGGCATAGCTATCATGGATCGTCTTCGGCGCTGCGCCGCCCGATAA
- a CDS encoding gliding-motility protein MglA, with product MTFINYVAREINCKIVYYGPGLGGKTTNLQYLYEITGAENKGKLVSLATETERTLFFDFLPIDLGQIRGLRTRFHLYTVPGQVFYDASRKLILRGVDGVVFVADSQEERLDANLESIANLDQNLKEHGFDLGKIPYVLQLNKRDLPNAMPAEQLKRLLLLKGEPVFEAVAKNGSGILETLKGVARQVLVELRKSA from the coding sequence TTGACGTTCATAAACTACGTAGCACGCGAGATCAACTGCAAGATCGTTTACTACGGACCCGGCCTGGGCGGCAAGACCACCAATCTGCAGTACCTGTATGAGATCACCGGCGCGGAGAACAAGGGCAAGCTGGTGTCACTGGCCACGGAGACGGAACGCACCTTGTTTTTTGATTTCCTCCCCATCGATCTCGGTCAAATCCGCGGTCTGCGCACGCGCTTTCACCTCTATACCGTTCCCGGCCAGGTGTTTTACGACGCCAGCCGGAAGCTGATCCTGCGCGGGGTCGACGGCGTGGTTTTCGTGGCCGACTCGCAGGAAGAGCGCCTGGATGCCAACCTGGAATCCATCGCCAACCTGGATCAGAACCTGAAAGAGCACGGATTCGATCTGGGCAAGATCCCCTATGTGCTGCAGCTCAACAAGCGAGACCTGCCCAACGCGATGCCTGCGGAGCAGCTCAAGCGGCTTCTCTTGCTCAAAGGCGAGCCGGTCTTTGAAGCCGTAGCCAAGAACGGCTCGGGGATTCTGGAAACGCTGAAGGGAGTGGCCCGGCAAGTGCTCGTCGAACTGCGCAAGAGCGCTTGA
- a CDS encoding alpha/beta hydrolase, whose translation MEPISEYYYSHRLKLHFWDWGGTGKPNLVLVHGSRDHARSWDLVARALGEHFRIVAPDLRGHGDSSWAPGAMYSIPEYVLDVSALVDIIGQHPVYLIGHSLGGAIVMQYAGVYPARVRKLVSIEGYGPAPGKLVPRPAHERLREWIENMRDYERRTPHRYPGLDAAAARMKEENPHLSDAIARNLTLLGANWNPDGTLVWKFDNYVRAFSPYGFNMEDAQEIWRQITCPVLLFRGLDSWAVDPEKDGRIHAIPDYRLINIPNAGHWVHHDQPATFIEETKKFLMDL comes from the coding sequence ATGGAACCGATTTCGGAATATTACTACTCGCACCGGCTGAAGCTGCATTTCTGGGACTGGGGAGGGACCGGCAAACCCAATCTGGTTCTGGTGCACGGCAGCCGCGATCATGCGCGCAGCTGGGACCTCGTCGCCCGGGCGCTCGGCGAGCACTTCCGCATCGTGGCCCCTGACCTGCGGGGCCACGGCGACAGCAGTTGGGCTCCGGGTGCCATGTACAGCATCCCCGAGTATGTGCTGGACGTCTCAGCCCTCGTCGACATCATCGGGCAGCATCCCGTCTACCTGATCGGGCATTCCCTCGGCGGAGCGATCGTGATGCAGTATGCCGGAGTCTACCCAGCTCGGGTCCGGAAGCTGGTCTCGATCGAAGGCTACGGTCCGGCCCCGGGGAAACTAGTTCCGCGTCCAGCCCACGAACGGCTCAGGGAATGGATTGAAAACATGCGCGACTACGAGAGACGTACGCCCCACCGTTATCCGGGCCTGGATGCGGCTGCGGCGCGCATGAAGGAAGAGAATCCACACCTCTCCGATGCCATAGCCCGCAATCTAACCCTGCTGGGGGCGAACTGGAATCCCGACGGCACGCTGGTCTGGAAATTCGACAACTACGTCCGGGCTTTTTCACCTTATGGCTTCAACATGGAGGACGCGCAGGAGATCTGGCGCCAGATCACCTGCCCGGTGCTTCTATTCCGCGGCCTCGACAGCTGGGCGGTTGACCCGGAAAAGGACGGGCGCATCCACGCCATCCCCGACTATCGGCTGATCAACATCCCCAACGCAGGCCATTGGGTTCACCACGATCAGCCGGCCACCTTCATCGAAGAAACGAAAAAGTTCCTGATGGATTTGTGA
- a CDS encoding TerC family protein, translating to MTQSIDNPWFFVAFIAVVLVLLAMDLGVYHRRAHAVTVKEALCWSIVWVVLSVLFGTWIYIQFGSKNGLEFFAGYLIEYALSVDNIFVFILIFSYFAVPSRLHHRVLFWGILGALIMRAGFIFAGTALLHAFHWVMYIFGAFLVFTGIKLLLQKGETEVEPGHNPVVRLFQRLMPMSASYGDGSFFLKQAGKYVATPLALVLITVETTDLVFALDSIPAIFGITTDRFIVYTSNVCAILGLRSMYFLLAAVVDRFVYLGTGLGIVLSFIGVKMLLSDLYPIGIEASLLVVAVILAGSVILSLVKPQKHQKPATGTSIPAQPLVRSDSEQD from the coding sequence ATGACGCAAAGCATTGACAATCCCTGGTTTTTCGTCGCCTTCATCGCCGTCGTGCTCGTGCTGCTGGCGATGGATCTCGGCGTCTATCATCGTAGGGCGCACGCCGTCACCGTGAAGGAGGCACTCTGCTGGAGCATTGTCTGGGTGGTGCTCTCAGTTCTGTTCGGCACATGGATCTACATCCAATTCGGCTCAAAGAACGGGCTCGAATTCTTTGCCGGCTACCTCATCGAGTACGCGCTGAGCGTCGACAACATCTTTGTCTTTATCCTGATCTTTTCCTACTTCGCCGTACCGTCCAGACTGCACCATCGCGTTCTGTTCTGGGGCATCCTGGGTGCCCTCATTATGCGCGCCGGCTTCATTTTTGCCGGAACCGCTCTTCTGCATGCATTCCATTGGGTAATGTATATATTTGGAGCGTTTCTCGTTTTCACGGGTATCAAGCTTCTGTTGCAGAAAGGGGAAACCGAGGTCGAGCCCGGGCACAACCCGGTAGTCCGGCTTTTTCAGCGCCTCATGCCGATGTCTGCGAGCTACGGTGACGGCTCCTTTTTTCTGAAGCAGGCGGGCAAATATGTGGCGACTCCGCTTGCCCTGGTCCTGATTACAGTGGAGACCACTGATCTCGTTTTTGCATTGGACTCCATTCCGGCCATCTTCGGCATCACCACCGATCGATTCATCGTTTACACGTCCAACGTATGCGCCATTCTCGGGCTGCGCTCCATGTACTTCCTGCTTGCCGCCGTGGTCGATCGTTTTGTGTACCTGGGGACGGGATTGGGGATCGTGTTGTCTTTCATAGGGGTAAAGATGCTTCTCAGCGATCTCTACCCCATCGGCATCGAGGCATCCCTCCTCGTGGTCGCCGTCATTCTGGCAGGCTCCGTCATTCTCTCGCTGGTCAAGCCCCAGAAACACCAAAAACCGGCGACAGGCACTTCAATTCCTGCTCAGCCGCTGGTAAGATCCGATTCAGAGCAAGACTAG
- a CDS encoding aspartate ammonia-lyase has translation MEYRTERDSLGEVQVPASSYYGAQTARALENYPISGMRVHPAMVENYVLLKKAAAEVLQELGLLDAERGKAIVQAAEKIMGGVLRDQFVVDVFHSGAGTSFHMNVNEVLAGCANEILTGKRGGNSPVHPNDHVNMAQSTNDTFPTVMRMAARRQVPSLTHVLSGLSDAMGEKAAEFKGVVKAGRTHLQDAVPITLGQEFAAYAETVRQASEAIASASRALEELGIGGSAVGTGLNTPPRFRFRVVDKISRYTGIDFRPAGDLRAGMQSNLPIVLLSSSLRVLALEVSRICNDLRLLSSGPATGLMEINLPAAQPGSSIMPGKVNPSIPEMVNMVCFQVIGNDTALVWADGAGQLELNVMMPVMAHNLLQSLQILTNSLRILTSRCIAGITADAGRCRRFAESSTALATVLNPRIGYDRAAEIVKEALASGRTVVEVAREKSGLSEDELHRLFDMAAMTGPAQQ, from the coding sequence ATGGAGTATCGGACGGAGCGGGATTCTCTCGGGGAAGTCCAAGTTCCGGCATCCTCTTATTATGGTGCCCAGACGGCGCGCGCTCTCGAGAATTATCCCATCAGCGGGATGCGCGTCCATCCGGCCATGGTCGAGAACTATGTCCTGTTGAAGAAAGCTGCAGCCGAGGTGCTCCAGGAACTCGGGCTCCTGGACGCCGAACGGGGCAAGGCCATTGTTCAGGCCGCGGAAAAAATCATGGGCGGCGTCCTGCGTGATCAATTCGTGGTGGACGTTTTTCATTCGGGCGCCGGCACCTCCTTTCACATGAATGTGAACGAAGTCCTGGCCGGCTGTGCCAATGAAATCCTCACGGGGAAACGCGGCGGGAACTCTCCCGTGCATCCCAACGACCACGTAAACATGGCGCAGTCGACCAACGACACGTTCCCCACGGTCATGCGCATGGCTGCCCGCAGGCAGGTTCCCAGCCTCACCCATGTTCTCAGCGGATTGAGTGACGCCATGGGCGAAAAGGCGGCGGAGTTCAAGGGCGTGGTTAAGGCCGGCAGAACTCATTTGCAGGATGCGGTTCCCATTACCCTGGGACAGGAGTTCGCCGCCTACGCCGAAACCGTTCGGCAGGCAAGCGAGGCCATTGCTTCCGCCTCTCGTGCTCTGGAGGAGTTAGGGATCGGCGGCAGCGCGGTGGGAACGGGACTGAACACTCCGCCGCGCTTTCGGTTCCGGGTTGTGGATAAGATCTCCCGTTATACCGGCATCGACTTTCGGCCGGCAGGCGACCTGCGGGCCGGCATGCAAAGCAATCTCCCGATCGTGCTCCTCTCTTCATCCTTGCGCGTCCTCGCCCTGGAGGTTTCCCGCATCTGCAACGACCTGCGCCTGCTGAGCAGCGGCCCGGCCACAGGCCTGATGGAGATCAACCTGCCTGCGGCCCAGCCCGGCTCATCGATCATGCCCGGAAAGGTCAATCCCTCGATTCCCGAGATGGTGAACATGGTCTGCTTCCAGGTGATTGGGAATGACACCGCTTTGGTTTGGGCTGACGGCGCTGGCCAGCTGGAACTCAACGTGATGATGCCCGTGATGGCGCACAACCTTCTGCAGTCTTTGCAGATTCTGACGAACTCGCTCCGGATCCTGACCTCGCGCTGCATCGCGGGCATCACGGCGGATGCGGGGCGCTGCCGCCGCTTTGCCGAATCCAGCACAGCCCTGGCTACGGTGCTGAATCCGCGCATCGGGTACGACCGCGCCGCGGAGATCGTCAAGGAAGCGCTGGCAAGCGGCAGGACGGTGGTGGAGGTGGCACGCGAGAAGTCCGGGCTTTCCGAGGATGAACTGCATCGCCTCTTCGACATGGCGGCAATGACAGGCCCGGCGCAGCAGTAG